In Populus alba chromosome 9, ASM523922v2, whole genome shotgun sequence, a genomic segment contains:
- the LOC118027616 gene encoding LOW QUALITY PROTEIN: uncharacterized protein (The sequence of the model RefSeq protein was modified relative to this genomic sequence to represent the inferred CDS: inserted 1 base in 1 codon), giving the protein MASSSLAIPSVSLKTLSFTSSDAFNKGIRGFALKNGNPSRVFMSLSVGSQTQAVFVDDTLFLDYKPTSAFLFPGQEAHGIVSAASELYKKANDSICGIASSRTLHRWSKKRSWIRLVISLGEYTALAFAGALQVKDGLKLVKLRGEANAGSCLMLAKSAMVSVYMDWTLTKVQQLCDAAKSRSDEADRVQIAKLPNGNYAVNLAGVKGVEAVEAKAKSFKARMTVILFRRCRHHTSFMEPAVSRLEAALAATEIRQPRIPVXSNVDATQYADPATIKKDFGTPVELLLFESGNNSEELP; this is encoded by the exons atggcttcttcttctctcgCTATCCCTTCCGTTTCTCTCAAAACCCTCTCTTTCACTTCCTCTGATGCTTTTAACAAAGGAATTCGAGGATTTGCTCTTAAAAATGGGAACCCATCAAGGGTTTTCATGAGCTTGTCAGTTGGATCACAAACTCAAGctgtttttgttgatgatacTTTGTTTCTAGATTATAAGCCTACCTCTGCCTTTTTGTTTCCTGGTCAG GAGGCTCATGGTATTGTGTCAGCTGCTTCCGAGCTGTACAAAAAAGCCAACGATAGTATTTGTG GTATTGCATCTTCTAGAACTCTGCACCGGTGGTCCAAAAAGAGAAGCTGGATTCGACTTGTTATAAG CTTGGGAGAATATACTGCACTAGCATTTGCTGGAGCTCTTCAGGTGAAG GATGGACTGAAGCTGGTCAAACTAAGGGGTGAAGCCAATGCAG GAAGCTGCCTGATGCTGGCTAAAAGTGCGATGGTCAGTGTTTATATGGACTGGACTCTGACAAAAGTTCAACAGTTGTGTGATGCAGCCAAATCAAGAAGTGATGAAGCTGATAGAGTTCAGATTGCAAAATTACCTAAT GGTAATTATGCGGTAAATCTGGCAGGTGTGAAGGGAGTAGAAGCAGTAGAAGCCAAAGCAAAGTCATTCAAAGCTCGAATGACGGTAATTTTGTTTCGTCGTTgtcgtcatcat acaaGTTTCATGGAACCAGCTGTCTCAAGATTGGAAGCTGCATTGGCAGCCACTGAAATCAGGCAACCAAGAATACCAG ATTCCAATGTCGATGCAACACAGTATGCAGATCCTGCAACAATTAAGAAAGATTTTGGCACGCCA GTTGAACTTCTCCTGTTCGAATCGGGAAACAACAGTGAAGAACTTCCATAA
- the LOC118027621 gene encoding uncharacterized protein: protein MNATPFSPPDLLQDNNLESDTETNPDDTSEYYQPISAVDYDDSHSDQSNSDEEHHNNPHFSDYQQQHLDNGHCERQAEDGISTLNINEDVEGKSSSSEDGDEEELEEERVGEASETAILRAFREDESRRNAPLTPENATRVMEAMRVCRLGSFVRLIGRVGLVGEQWIDELRRLRQHLVAGNQPFLSKLDVLLLGMFAFLFISSL from the exons ATGAACGCCACTCCCTTTTCCCCACCCGATCTCCTTCAAG ACAACAATTTGGAAAGCGATACCGAAACGAATCCCGATGACACATCCGAATACTACCAGCCAATCTCAGCCGTTGATTACGACGACTCCCACTCCGATCAATCAAACTCAGATGAAGAACACCATAACAATCCCCATTTTTCTGATTACCAGCAGCAGCACCTTGACAACGGCCACTGTGAGCGTCAAGCAGAGGATGGAATCTCGACTCTTAATATAAACGAAGATGTCGAGGGAAAGAGCAGCAGCAGCGAAGATGGAGATGAAGAGGAATTAGAAGAAGAGAGAGTAGGAGAGGCATCTGAGACGGCGATCTTGAGGGCGTTTAGAGAGGACGAGAGTAGAAGGAATGCGCCGTTGACGCCAGAGAATGCGACACGTGTTATGGAGGCAATGCGTGTGTGTCGTTTGGGGAGTTTTGTTCGGCTGATTGGGCGGGTGGGGTTGGTGGGAGAGCAGTGGATTGATGAGCTTAGGAGATTGAGACAACACCTGGTTGCTGGAAATCAACCTTTCCTTTCAAAATTAGATGTCTTGCTTTTGGGGATGTTTgcgtttctttttatttcttctttatga
- the LOC118027606 gene encoding uncharacterized protein isoform X2 — protein MATDATTTEFQNPTDFRPDFHSEKISSATSYDGLHFWQYMISGSIAGLVEHMAMFPVDTVKTHMQAIGSCPIKSVSVTHVLNSLLKSGGPSSLYRGIAAMALGAGPAHAVHFSVYEVCKKHLSRDNSNSSIAHAVSGVCATVASDAVFTPMDMVKQRLQLGSDSVYKGVWDCVKRVVREEGFGAFYASYRTTVLMNAPFTAVYFATYEAAKKGLMEISPESANDEKWVLHATAGAAAGALAAAVTTPLDVVKTQLQCQELVMPLPLMM, from the exons ATGGCCACCGATGCCACCACTACCGAATTCCAAAACCCCACCGATTTCCGCCCCGATTTCCACTCGGAGAAAATCTCCTCCGCAACCTCTTATGACGGTCTCCATTTTTGGCAATACATGATTTCCGGTTCAATAGCCGGTCTTGTAGAACACATGGCCATGTTCCCTGTAGACACAGTCAAGACCCATATGCAAGCAATCGGGTCTTGCCCAATTAAATCCGTTAGTGTAACCCACGTCCTCAATTCCCTTCTCAAATCCGGAGGCCCTTCTTCCCTTTACCGTGGCATTGCCGCCATGGCTCTTGGCGCTGGTCCTGCCCACGCTGTCCATTTTTCAGTTTATGAAGTCTGCAAGAAACATTTGTCGCGAGACAACTCAAATAGTTCAATTGCTCACGCCGTTTCTGGTGTTTGTGCAACGGTTGCTAGCGATGCGGTTTTTACACCAATGGATATGGTAAAGCAGAGATTGCAATTGGGGAGTGATAGTGTTTATAAGGGTGTTTGGGATTGTGTTAAGAGGGTGGTGAGAGAGGAGGGGTTTGGTGCGTTTTATGCTTCGTATAGGACGACTGTTTTGATGAATGCTCCATTTACTGCGGTTTATTTTGCAACATATGAGGCTGCGAAGAAGGGCTTGATGGAGATTTCTCCTGAGAGTGCTAACGATGAGAAGTGGGTTCTTCATGCTACTGCTGGTGCTGCAGCTGGAGCACTGGCGGCTGCTGTTACCACACCACTCGATGTTGTTAAAACTCAGTTGCAGTGTCAG GAACTTGTTATGCCTCTTCCACTAATGATGTAA
- the LOC118027606 gene encoding uncharacterized protein isoform X1 yields MATDATTTEFQNPTDFRPDFHSEKISSATSYDGLHFWQYMISGSIAGLVEHMAMFPVDTVKTHMQAIGSCPIKSVSVTHVLNSLLKSGGPSSLYRGIAAMALGAGPAHAVHFSVYEVCKKHLSRDNSNSSIAHAVSGVCATVASDAVFTPMDMVKQRLQLGSDSVYKGVWDCVKRVVREEGFGAFYASYRTTVLMNAPFTAVYFATYEAAKKGLMEISPESANDEKWVLHATAGAAAGALAAAVTTPLDVVKTQLQCQGVCGCDRFKSGSIGDVIKTIVKKDGYRGLIRGWIPRMLFHAPAAAISWSTYEASKSFFQELNDNSNSDNVT; encoded by the exons ATGGCCACCGATGCCACCACTACCGAATTCCAAAACCCCACCGATTTCCGCCCCGATTTCCACTCGGAGAAAATCTCCTCCGCAACCTCTTATGACGGTCTCCATTTTTGGCAATACATGATTTCCGGTTCAATAGCCGGTCTTGTAGAACACATGGCCATGTTCCCTGTAGACACAGTCAAGACCCATATGCAAGCAATCGGGTCTTGCCCAATTAAATCCGTTAGTGTAACCCACGTCCTCAATTCCCTTCTCAAATCCGGAGGCCCTTCTTCCCTTTACCGTGGCATTGCCGCCATGGCTCTTGGCGCTGGTCCTGCCCACGCTGTCCATTTTTCAGTTTATGAAGTCTGCAAGAAACATTTGTCGCGAGACAACTCAAATAGTTCAATTGCTCACGCCGTTTCTGGTGTTTGTGCAACGGTTGCTAGCGATGCGGTTTTTACACCAATGGATATGGTAAAGCAGAGATTGCAATTGGGGAGTGATAGTGTTTATAAGGGTGTTTGGGATTGTGTTAAGAGGGTGGTGAGAGAGGAGGGGTTTGGTGCGTTTTATGCTTCGTATAGGACGACTGTTTTGATGAATGCTCCATTTACTGCGGTTTATTTTGCAACATATGAGGCTGCGAAGAAGGGCTTGATGGAGATTTCTCCTGAGAGTGCTAACGATGAGAAGTGGGTTCTTCATGCTACTGCTGGTGCTGCAGCTGGAGCACTGGCGGCTGCTGTTACCACACCACTCGATGTTGTTAAAACTCAGTTGCAGTGTCAG GGTGTTTGTGGGTGCGACAGATTTAAAAGTGGTTCAATTGGAGATGTGATTAAAACAATAGTTAAAAAGGATGGTTACAGAGGCCTCATAAGAGGTTGGATCCCAAGGATGCTCTTCCATGCACCAGCCGCAGCAATCTCCTGGTCTACATACGAGGCCTCAAAATCTTTCTTTCAGGAACTCAATGATAATAGTAACAGTGACAATGTCACTTGA